A single Mustela lutreola isolate mMusLut2 chromosome X, mMusLut2.pri, whole genome shotgun sequence DNA region contains:
- the PDZD4 gene encoding PDZ domain-containing protein 4 isoform X5 produces MGCNMCVVQKPEEQYKVMLQEVELYKTSHRDKLGLMVCYRTDEEEDLGIYVGEVNPNSIAAKDGRIREGDRIIQINGVDVQNREEAVAILSQEENTNISLLVARPESQLAKRWKDSDRDDFLDEFGSEHEGDLRARKLRSPPAQQLGHEEEKGVPDVGTGLSNSQELDSGVGRTDESTRTEESSEHDLLGDEPASAANTPGALRKSRDLHFSMDSLLAEGAGLGGGDVPGLTDEEYERYRELLEIKGHLENGNQPGLLFPRAAGGNSALDVNRNESLGHEMAMLEEELRHLEFKCRNILRAQKMQQLRERCMKAWLLEEESLYDLAAGEPKKHELSDISELPEKSDKDSTSAYNTGESCRSTPLLAEPSLESPLRRAAAGNSNLNRTPSGPVVSAHPKAPPLQGSPAKFRSLSRDPEVGRRQHAEERVRRSPKTGATLERVGPEGSPYLSRRHRGQGQEAEHYHSCVQLAPPRSLEELGQGPLSLAAGPRVGGAAVAPEAPRMEWKVKVRSDGTRYVAKRPVRDRLLKARALKIREERSGMTTDDDAVSEMKMGRYWSKEERKQHLIRAREQRKRREFMMQSRLECLREQQNGDSKAELNIIALSHRKTMKKRNKKILDNWITIQEMLAHGTRSADGKRVYNPLLSVTTV; encoded by the exons GAGGTGGAGCTGTATAAGACCAGCCACCGGGACAAGCTCGGCCTGATGGTGTGCTACCGCACGGACGAGGAGGAGGACCTGGGCATCTATGTTGGAGAG GTGAACCCCAATAGCATCGCAGCTAAAGACGGCCGAATCCGCGAGGGGGACCGTATCATCCAG ATCAACGGTGTGGACGTCCAGAACCGGGAGGAGGCAGTGGCCATTCTGAGCCAGGAGGAGAACACCAACATTTCCCTGCTGGTGGCCCGGCCCGAGAGCCAG CTGGCAAAGCGGTGGAAGGACAGTGACCGGGATGACTTTCTGGATGAATTTGGCTCTGAGCACGAGGGGGACCTGCGTGCACGGAAGCTGAGATCCCCCCCTGCCCAGCAg CTCGGCCATGAAGAGGAGAAAGGGGTCCCCGATGTGGGCACGGGTCTGAGCAACAGCCAGGAGCTGGACAGCGGTGTGGGCCGCACTGATGAGAGCACCCGCACCGAGGAGAGCTCCGAGCACGACCTTCTGGGGGACGAGCCCGCCAGTGCCGCCAACACCCCTGGTGCCCTGCGTAAGAGCCGGGACCTGCACTTCAGCATGGACTCGCTGCTGGCagagggggcggggctgggcggAGGCGACGTCCCTGGCCTCACCGACGAGGAGTACGAGCGCTACCGGGAGCTGCTGGAGATCAAGGGCCATCTGGAGAATGGCAACCAGCCGGGCCTGCTCTTCCCCCGTGCTGCGGGTGGCAATAGCGCCCTGGACGTGAACCGCAACGAGAGCCTGGGCCACGAGATGGCCATGCTGGAGGAGGAGCTGCGGCACCTGGAGTTCAAGTGCCGGAACATCCTGCGGGCGCAGAAGATGCAGCAGCTGCGGGAGCGCTGCATGAAGGCCTGGTTGCTGGAGGAGGAGAGTCTCTACGACCTGGCTGCCGGGGAGCCCAAGAAGCACGAGCTGTCAGACATCTCCGAGCTGCCCGAGAAGTCGGACAAGGACAGCACCAGCGCCTACAACACTGGGGAGAGCTGCCGCAGCACCCCACTGCTCGCCGAGCCCTCGCTGGAGAGCCCCCTGCGGCGGGCTGCTGCCGGCAACTCCAACTTGAACCGGACCCCTTCCGGCCCCGTGGTCAGCGCCCACCCCAAGGCACCCCCCCTGCAGGGGAGCCCCGCCAAGTTCCGCTCTCTTTCCCGGGATCCCGAGGTGGGCAGGAGACAGCACGCGGAGGAGCGTGTCCGCCGAAGCCCCAAGACGGGCGCGACCCTGGAGCGCGTGGGTCCCGAAGGCAGCCCATACCTGTCTCGGCGCCACCGCGGCCAGGGCCAGGAGGCCGAGCACTACCACAGCTGCGTACAGCTGGCCCCGCCGCGCAGCCTGGAGGAGCTGGGCCAGGGCCCCTTGAGTCTGGCTGCAGGCCCTCGCGTGGGCGGGGCCGCAGTGGCCCCCGAAGCACCCCGCATGGAGTGGAAGGTCAAGGTGCGCAGCGACGGGACCCGCTATGTGGCCAAGCGGCCCGTGCGCGATCGCCTCCTCAAAGCTCGGGCCCTGAAGATCCGCGAGGAGCGCAGCGGCATGACCACGGACGACGACGCGGTGAGCGAGATGAAGATGGGCCGCTACTGGAGCAAGGAGGAGCGGAAGCAGCACCTGATCCGGGCGCGGGAGCAGCGGAAGCGGCGCGAGTTCATGATGCAGAGCCGGCTGGAGTGCCTGAGGGAGCAGCAGAACGGCGACAGCAAGGCTGAGCTCAACATCATCGCCTTGAGCCACCGCAAAACCATGAAGAAGCGGAACAAGAAGATCCTGGATAACTGGATCACCATCCAGGAGATGCTGGCCCACGGCACACGCTCTGCTGATGGCAAGCGGGTCTACAACCCTCTGCTCTCCGTCACCACCGTCTGA
- the PDZD4 gene encoding PDZ domain-containing protein 4 isoform X1: MSRMVWPQTPPGLSGGSSRSEEVGIQGQTQRRQVNGKELSKLSQEQTLEALRSSKEPLVIQVLRRSPRLRGDSSCHDLQLVDSGTQTDITFEHIMALGKLRPPTPPMVILEPYVLSELPPISHEYYDPAEFMEGGPQEADRMDELEYEEVELYKTSHRDKLGLMVCYRTDEEEDLGIYVGEVNPNSIAAKDGRIREGDRIIQINGVDVQNREEAVAILSQEENTNISLLVARPESQLAKRWKDSDRDDFLDEFGSEHEGDLRARKLRSPPAQQLGHEEEKGVPDVGTGLSNSQELDSGVGRTDESTRTEESSEHDLLGDEPASAANTPGALRKSRDLHFSMDSLLAEGAGLGGGDVPGLTDEEYERYRELLEIKGHLENGNQPGLLFPRAAGGNSALDVNRNESLGHEMAMLEEELRHLEFKCRNILRAQKMQQLRERCMKAWLLEEESLYDLAAGEPKKHELSDISELPEKSDKDSTSAYNTGESCRSTPLLAEPSLESPLRRAAAGNSNLNRTPSGPVVSAHPKAPPLQGSPAKFRSLSRDPEVGRRQHAEERVRRSPKTGATLERVGPEGSPYLSRRHRGQGQEAEHYHSCVQLAPPRSLEELGQGPLSLAAGPRVGGAAVAPEAPRMEWKVKVRSDGTRYVAKRPVRDRLLKARALKIREERSGMTTDDDAVSEMKMGRYWSKEERKQHLIRAREQRKRREFMMQSRLECLREQQNGDSKAELNIIALSHRKTMKKRNKKILDNWITIQEMLAHGTRSADGKRVYNPLLSVTTV; the protein is encoded by the exons GTGAACGGGAAGGAGCTCTCCAAGCTGTCTCAGGAGCAAACCCTGGAGGCCCTCCGCTCCTCCAAGGAGCCTCTAGTGATCCAGGTGCTGAGACGCAGCCCCCGCCTCCGGGGGGACAGCTCATGCCATGACCTGCAGCTGGTGGACAGTGGCACTCAGACCGACATCACCTTTGAGCATATCATGGCGCTGGGCAAGCTGCGCCCGCCCACCCCGCCCATGGTCATCCTGGAGCCGTACGTCCTATCTGAGCT CCCCCCCATCAGCCATGAGTATTATGACCCGGCGGAGTTCATGGAGGGCGGCCCGCAGGAGGCAGACCGCATGGACGAGCTGGAGTATGAG GAGGTGGAGCTGTATAAGACCAGCCACCGGGACAAGCTCGGCCTGATGGTGTGCTACCGCACGGACGAGGAGGAGGACCTGGGCATCTATGTTGGAGAG GTGAACCCCAATAGCATCGCAGCTAAAGACGGCCGAATCCGCGAGGGGGACCGTATCATCCAG ATCAACGGTGTGGACGTCCAGAACCGGGAGGAGGCAGTGGCCATTCTGAGCCAGGAGGAGAACACCAACATTTCCCTGCTGGTGGCCCGGCCCGAGAGCCAG CTGGCAAAGCGGTGGAAGGACAGTGACCGGGATGACTTTCTGGATGAATTTGGCTCTGAGCACGAGGGGGACCTGCGTGCACGGAAGCTGAGATCCCCCCCTGCCCAGCAg CTCGGCCATGAAGAGGAGAAAGGGGTCCCCGATGTGGGCACGGGTCTGAGCAACAGCCAGGAGCTGGACAGCGGTGTGGGCCGCACTGATGAGAGCACCCGCACCGAGGAGAGCTCCGAGCACGACCTTCTGGGGGACGAGCCCGCCAGTGCCGCCAACACCCCTGGTGCCCTGCGTAAGAGCCGGGACCTGCACTTCAGCATGGACTCGCTGCTGGCagagggggcggggctgggcggAGGCGACGTCCCTGGCCTCACCGACGAGGAGTACGAGCGCTACCGGGAGCTGCTGGAGATCAAGGGCCATCTGGAGAATGGCAACCAGCCGGGCCTGCTCTTCCCCCGTGCTGCGGGTGGCAATAGCGCCCTGGACGTGAACCGCAACGAGAGCCTGGGCCACGAGATGGCCATGCTGGAGGAGGAGCTGCGGCACCTGGAGTTCAAGTGCCGGAACATCCTGCGGGCGCAGAAGATGCAGCAGCTGCGGGAGCGCTGCATGAAGGCCTGGTTGCTGGAGGAGGAGAGTCTCTACGACCTGGCTGCCGGGGAGCCCAAGAAGCACGAGCTGTCAGACATCTCCGAGCTGCCCGAGAAGTCGGACAAGGACAGCACCAGCGCCTACAACACTGGGGAGAGCTGCCGCAGCACCCCACTGCTCGCCGAGCCCTCGCTGGAGAGCCCCCTGCGGCGGGCTGCTGCCGGCAACTCCAACTTGAACCGGACCCCTTCCGGCCCCGTGGTCAGCGCCCACCCCAAGGCACCCCCCCTGCAGGGGAGCCCCGCCAAGTTCCGCTCTCTTTCCCGGGATCCCGAGGTGGGCAGGAGACAGCACGCGGAGGAGCGTGTCCGCCGAAGCCCCAAGACGGGCGCGACCCTGGAGCGCGTGGGTCCCGAAGGCAGCCCATACCTGTCTCGGCGCCACCGCGGCCAGGGCCAGGAGGCCGAGCACTACCACAGCTGCGTACAGCTGGCCCCGCCGCGCAGCCTGGAGGAGCTGGGCCAGGGCCCCTTGAGTCTGGCTGCAGGCCCTCGCGTGGGCGGGGCCGCAGTGGCCCCCGAAGCACCCCGCATGGAGTGGAAGGTCAAGGTGCGCAGCGACGGGACCCGCTATGTGGCCAAGCGGCCCGTGCGCGATCGCCTCCTCAAAGCTCGGGCCCTGAAGATCCGCGAGGAGCGCAGCGGCATGACCACGGACGACGACGCGGTGAGCGAGATGAAGATGGGCCGCTACTGGAGCAAGGAGGAGCGGAAGCAGCACCTGATCCGGGCGCGGGAGCAGCGGAAGCGGCGCGAGTTCATGATGCAGAGCCGGCTGGAGTGCCTGAGGGAGCAGCAGAACGGCGACAGCAAGGCTGAGCTCAACATCATCGCCTTGAGCCACCGCAAAACCATGAAGAAGCGGAACAAGAAGATCCTGGATAACTGGATCACCATCCAGGAGATGCTGGCCCACGGCACACGCTCTGCTGATGGCAAGCGGGTCTACAACCCTCTGCTCTCCGTCACCACCGTCTGA
- the PDZD4 gene encoding PDZ domain-containing protein 4 isoform X2 yields the protein MGCNMCVVQKPEEQYKVMLQVNGKELSKLSQEQTLEALRSSKEPLVIQVLRRSPRLRGDSSCHDLQLVDSGTQTDITFEHIMALGKLRPPTPPMVILEPYVLSELPPISHEYYDPAEFMEGGPQEADRMDELEYEEVELYKTSHRDKLGLMVCYRTDEEEDLGIYVGEVNPNSIAAKDGRIREGDRIIQINGVDVQNREEAVAILSQEENTNISLLVARPESQLAKRWKDSDRDDFLDEFGSEHEGDLRARKLRSPPAQQLGHEEEKGVPDVGTGLSNSQELDSGVGRTDESTRTEESSEHDLLGDEPASAANTPGALRKSRDLHFSMDSLLAEGAGLGGGDVPGLTDEEYERYRELLEIKGHLENGNQPGLLFPRAAGGNSALDVNRNESLGHEMAMLEEELRHLEFKCRNILRAQKMQQLRERCMKAWLLEEESLYDLAAGEPKKHELSDISELPEKSDKDSTSAYNTGESCRSTPLLAEPSLESPLRRAAAGNSNLNRTPSGPVVSAHPKAPPLQGSPAKFRSLSRDPEVGRRQHAEERVRRSPKTGATLERVGPEGSPYLSRRHRGQGQEAEHYHSCVQLAPPRSLEELGQGPLSLAAGPRVGGAAVAPEAPRMEWKVKVRSDGTRYVAKRPVRDRLLKARALKIREERSGMTTDDDAVSEMKMGRYWSKEERKQHLIRAREQRKRREFMMQSRLECLREQQNGDSKAELNIIALSHRKTMKKRNKKILDNWITIQEMLAHGTRSADGKRVYNPLLSVTTV from the exons GTGAACGGGAAGGAGCTCTCCAAGCTGTCTCAGGAGCAAACCCTGGAGGCCCTCCGCTCCTCCAAGGAGCCTCTAGTGATCCAGGTGCTGAGACGCAGCCCCCGCCTCCGGGGGGACAGCTCATGCCATGACCTGCAGCTGGTGGACAGTGGCACTCAGACCGACATCACCTTTGAGCATATCATGGCGCTGGGCAAGCTGCGCCCGCCCACCCCGCCCATGGTCATCCTGGAGCCGTACGTCCTATCTGAGCT CCCCCCCATCAGCCATGAGTATTATGACCCGGCGGAGTTCATGGAGGGCGGCCCGCAGGAGGCAGACCGCATGGACGAGCTGGAGTATGAG GAGGTGGAGCTGTATAAGACCAGCCACCGGGACAAGCTCGGCCTGATGGTGTGCTACCGCACGGACGAGGAGGAGGACCTGGGCATCTATGTTGGAGAG GTGAACCCCAATAGCATCGCAGCTAAAGACGGCCGAATCCGCGAGGGGGACCGTATCATCCAG ATCAACGGTGTGGACGTCCAGAACCGGGAGGAGGCAGTGGCCATTCTGAGCCAGGAGGAGAACACCAACATTTCCCTGCTGGTGGCCCGGCCCGAGAGCCAG CTGGCAAAGCGGTGGAAGGACAGTGACCGGGATGACTTTCTGGATGAATTTGGCTCTGAGCACGAGGGGGACCTGCGTGCACGGAAGCTGAGATCCCCCCCTGCCCAGCAg CTCGGCCATGAAGAGGAGAAAGGGGTCCCCGATGTGGGCACGGGTCTGAGCAACAGCCAGGAGCTGGACAGCGGTGTGGGCCGCACTGATGAGAGCACCCGCACCGAGGAGAGCTCCGAGCACGACCTTCTGGGGGACGAGCCCGCCAGTGCCGCCAACACCCCTGGTGCCCTGCGTAAGAGCCGGGACCTGCACTTCAGCATGGACTCGCTGCTGGCagagggggcggggctgggcggAGGCGACGTCCCTGGCCTCACCGACGAGGAGTACGAGCGCTACCGGGAGCTGCTGGAGATCAAGGGCCATCTGGAGAATGGCAACCAGCCGGGCCTGCTCTTCCCCCGTGCTGCGGGTGGCAATAGCGCCCTGGACGTGAACCGCAACGAGAGCCTGGGCCACGAGATGGCCATGCTGGAGGAGGAGCTGCGGCACCTGGAGTTCAAGTGCCGGAACATCCTGCGGGCGCAGAAGATGCAGCAGCTGCGGGAGCGCTGCATGAAGGCCTGGTTGCTGGAGGAGGAGAGTCTCTACGACCTGGCTGCCGGGGAGCCCAAGAAGCACGAGCTGTCAGACATCTCCGAGCTGCCCGAGAAGTCGGACAAGGACAGCACCAGCGCCTACAACACTGGGGAGAGCTGCCGCAGCACCCCACTGCTCGCCGAGCCCTCGCTGGAGAGCCCCCTGCGGCGGGCTGCTGCCGGCAACTCCAACTTGAACCGGACCCCTTCCGGCCCCGTGGTCAGCGCCCACCCCAAGGCACCCCCCCTGCAGGGGAGCCCCGCCAAGTTCCGCTCTCTTTCCCGGGATCCCGAGGTGGGCAGGAGACAGCACGCGGAGGAGCGTGTCCGCCGAAGCCCCAAGACGGGCGCGACCCTGGAGCGCGTGGGTCCCGAAGGCAGCCCATACCTGTCTCGGCGCCACCGCGGCCAGGGCCAGGAGGCCGAGCACTACCACAGCTGCGTACAGCTGGCCCCGCCGCGCAGCCTGGAGGAGCTGGGCCAGGGCCCCTTGAGTCTGGCTGCAGGCCCTCGCGTGGGCGGGGCCGCAGTGGCCCCCGAAGCACCCCGCATGGAGTGGAAGGTCAAGGTGCGCAGCGACGGGACCCGCTATGTGGCCAAGCGGCCCGTGCGCGATCGCCTCCTCAAAGCTCGGGCCCTGAAGATCCGCGAGGAGCGCAGCGGCATGACCACGGACGACGACGCGGTGAGCGAGATGAAGATGGGCCGCTACTGGAGCAAGGAGGAGCGGAAGCAGCACCTGATCCGGGCGCGGGAGCAGCGGAAGCGGCGCGAGTTCATGATGCAGAGCCGGCTGGAGTGCCTGAGGGAGCAGCAGAACGGCGACAGCAAGGCTGAGCTCAACATCATCGCCTTGAGCCACCGCAAAACCATGAAGAAGCGGAACAAGAAGATCCTGGATAACTGGATCACCATCCAGGAGATGCTGGCCCACGGCACACGCTCTGCTGATGGCAAGCGGGTCTACAACCCTCTGCTCTCCGTCACCACCGTCTGA
- the PDZD4 gene encoding PDZ domain-containing protein 4 isoform X3 — protein sequence MSRMVWPQTPPGLSGGSSRSEEVGIQGQTQRRQVNGKELSKLSQEQTLEALRSSKEPLVIQVLRRSPRLRGDSSCHDLQLVDSGTQTDITFEHIMALGKLRPPTPPMVILEPPPISHEYYDPAEFMEGGPQEADRMDELEYEEVELYKTSHRDKLGLMVCYRTDEEEDLGIYVGEVNPNSIAAKDGRIREGDRIIQINGVDVQNREEAVAILSQEENTNISLLVARPESQLAKRWKDSDRDDFLDEFGSEHEGDLRARKLRSPPAQQLGHEEEKGVPDVGTGLSNSQELDSGVGRTDESTRTEESSEHDLLGDEPASAANTPGALRKSRDLHFSMDSLLAEGAGLGGGDVPGLTDEEYERYRELLEIKGHLENGNQPGLLFPRAAGGNSALDVNRNESLGHEMAMLEEELRHLEFKCRNILRAQKMQQLRERCMKAWLLEEESLYDLAAGEPKKHELSDISELPEKSDKDSTSAYNTGESCRSTPLLAEPSLESPLRRAAAGNSNLNRTPSGPVVSAHPKAPPLQGSPAKFRSLSRDPEVGRRQHAEERVRRSPKTGATLERVGPEGSPYLSRRHRGQGQEAEHYHSCVQLAPPRSLEELGQGPLSLAAGPRVGGAAVAPEAPRMEWKVKVRSDGTRYVAKRPVRDRLLKARALKIREERSGMTTDDDAVSEMKMGRYWSKEERKQHLIRAREQRKRREFMMQSRLECLREQQNGDSKAELNIIALSHRKTMKKRNKKILDNWITIQEMLAHGTRSADGKRVYNPLLSVTTV from the exons GTGAACGGGAAGGAGCTCTCCAAGCTGTCTCAGGAGCAAACCCTGGAGGCCCTCCGCTCCTCCAAGGAGCCTCTAGTGATCCAGGTGCTGAGACGCAGCCCCCGCCTCCGGGGGGACAGCTCATGCCATGACCTGCAGCTGGTGGACAGTGGCACTCAGACCGACATCACCTTTGAGCATATCATGGCGCTGGGCAAGCTGCGCCCGCCCACCCCGCCCATGGTCATCCTGGAGCC CCCCCCCATCAGCCATGAGTATTATGACCCGGCGGAGTTCATGGAGGGCGGCCCGCAGGAGGCAGACCGCATGGACGAGCTGGAGTATGAG GAGGTGGAGCTGTATAAGACCAGCCACCGGGACAAGCTCGGCCTGATGGTGTGCTACCGCACGGACGAGGAGGAGGACCTGGGCATCTATGTTGGAGAG GTGAACCCCAATAGCATCGCAGCTAAAGACGGCCGAATCCGCGAGGGGGACCGTATCATCCAG ATCAACGGTGTGGACGTCCAGAACCGGGAGGAGGCAGTGGCCATTCTGAGCCAGGAGGAGAACACCAACATTTCCCTGCTGGTGGCCCGGCCCGAGAGCCAG CTGGCAAAGCGGTGGAAGGACAGTGACCGGGATGACTTTCTGGATGAATTTGGCTCTGAGCACGAGGGGGACCTGCGTGCACGGAAGCTGAGATCCCCCCCTGCCCAGCAg CTCGGCCATGAAGAGGAGAAAGGGGTCCCCGATGTGGGCACGGGTCTGAGCAACAGCCAGGAGCTGGACAGCGGTGTGGGCCGCACTGATGAGAGCACCCGCACCGAGGAGAGCTCCGAGCACGACCTTCTGGGGGACGAGCCCGCCAGTGCCGCCAACACCCCTGGTGCCCTGCGTAAGAGCCGGGACCTGCACTTCAGCATGGACTCGCTGCTGGCagagggggcggggctgggcggAGGCGACGTCCCTGGCCTCACCGACGAGGAGTACGAGCGCTACCGGGAGCTGCTGGAGATCAAGGGCCATCTGGAGAATGGCAACCAGCCGGGCCTGCTCTTCCCCCGTGCTGCGGGTGGCAATAGCGCCCTGGACGTGAACCGCAACGAGAGCCTGGGCCACGAGATGGCCATGCTGGAGGAGGAGCTGCGGCACCTGGAGTTCAAGTGCCGGAACATCCTGCGGGCGCAGAAGATGCAGCAGCTGCGGGAGCGCTGCATGAAGGCCTGGTTGCTGGAGGAGGAGAGTCTCTACGACCTGGCTGCCGGGGAGCCCAAGAAGCACGAGCTGTCAGACATCTCCGAGCTGCCCGAGAAGTCGGACAAGGACAGCACCAGCGCCTACAACACTGGGGAGAGCTGCCGCAGCACCCCACTGCTCGCCGAGCCCTCGCTGGAGAGCCCCCTGCGGCGGGCTGCTGCCGGCAACTCCAACTTGAACCGGACCCCTTCCGGCCCCGTGGTCAGCGCCCACCCCAAGGCACCCCCCCTGCAGGGGAGCCCCGCCAAGTTCCGCTCTCTTTCCCGGGATCCCGAGGTGGGCAGGAGACAGCACGCGGAGGAGCGTGTCCGCCGAAGCCCCAAGACGGGCGCGACCCTGGAGCGCGTGGGTCCCGAAGGCAGCCCATACCTGTCTCGGCGCCACCGCGGCCAGGGCCAGGAGGCCGAGCACTACCACAGCTGCGTACAGCTGGCCCCGCCGCGCAGCCTGGAGGAGCTGGGCCAGGGCCCCTTGAGTCTGGCTGCAGGCCCTCGCGTGGGCGGGGCCGCAGTGGCCCCCGAAGCACCCCGCATGGAGTGGAAGGTCAAGGTGCGCAGCGACGGGACCCGCTATGTGGCCAAGCGGCCCGTGCGCGATCGCCTCCTCAAAGCTCGGGCCCTGAAGATCCGCGAGGAGCGCAGCGGCATGACCACGGACGACGACGCGGTGAGCGAGATGAAGATGGGCCGCTACTGGAGCAAGGAGGAGCGGAAGCAGCACCTGATCCGGGCGCGGGAGCAGCGGAAGCGGCGCGAGTTCATGATGCAGAGCCGGCTGGAGTGCCTGAGGGAGCAGCAGAACGGCGACAGCAAGGCTGAGCTCAACATCATCGCCTTGAGCCACCGCAAAACCATGAAGAAGCGGAACAAGAAGATCCTGGATAACTGGATCACCATCCAGGAGATGCTGGCCCACGGCACACGCTCTGCTGATGGCAAGCGGGTCTACAACCCTCTGCTCTCCGTCACCACCGTCTGA
- the PDZD4 gene encoding PDZ domain-containing protein 4 isoform X4, whose product MGCNMCVVQKPEEQYKVMLQVNGKELSKLSQEQTLEALRSSKEPLVIQVLRRSPRLRGDSSCHDLQLVDSGTQTDITFEHIMALGKLRPPTPPMVILEPPPISHEYYDPAEFMEGGPQEADRMDELEYEEVELYKTSHRDKLGLMVCYRTDEEEDLGIYVGEVNPNSIAAKDGRIREGDRIIQINGVDVQNREEAVAILSQEENTNISLLVARPESQLAKRWKDSDRDDFLDEFGSEHEGDLRARKLRSPPAQQLGHEEEKGVPDVGTGLSNSQELDSGVGRTDESTRTEESSEHDLLGDEPASAANTPGALRKSRDLHFSMDSLLAEGAGLGGGDVPGLTDEEYERYRELLEIKGHLENGNQPGLLFPRAAGGNSALDVNRNESLGHEMAMLEEELRHLEFKCRNILRAQKMQQLRERCMKAWLLEEESLYDLAAGEPKKHELSDISELPEKSDKDSTSAYNTGESCRSTPLLAEPSLESPLRRAAAGNSNLNRTPSGPVVSAHPKAPPLQGSPAKFRSLSRDPEVGRRQHAEERVRRSPKTGATLERVGPEGSPYLSRRHRGQGQEAEHYHSCVQLAPPRSLEELGQGPLSLAAGPRVGGAAVAPEAPRMEWKVKVRSDGTRYVAKRPVRDRLLKARALKIREERSGMTTDDDAVSEMKMGRYWSKEERKQHLIRAREQRKRREFMMQSRLECLREQQNGDSKAELNIIALSHRKTMKKRNKKILDNWITIQEMLAHGTRSADGKRVYNPLLSVTTV is encoded by the exons GTGAACGGGAAGGAGCTCTCCAAGCTGTCTCAGGAGCAAACCCTGGAGGCCCTCCGCTCCTCCAAGGAGCCTCTAGTGATCCAGGTGCTGAGACGCAGCCCCCGCCTCCGGGGGGACAGCTCATGCCATGACCTGCAGCTGGTGGACAGTGGCACTCAGACCGACATCACCTTTGAGCATATCATGGCGCTGGGCAAGCTGCGCCCGCCCACCCCGCCCATGGTCATCCTGGAGCC CCCCCCCATCAGCCATGAGTATTATGACCCGGCGGAGTTCATGGAGGGCGGCCCGCAGGAGGCAGACCGCATGGACGAGCTGGAGTATGAG GAGGTGGAGCTGTATAAGACCAGCCACCGGGACAAGCTCGGCCTGATGGTGTGCTACCGCACGGACGAGGAGGAGGACCTGGGCATCTATGTTGGAGAG GTGAACCCCAATAGCATCGCAGCTAAAGACGGCCGAATCCGCGAGGGGGACCGTATCATCCAG ATCAACGGTGTGGACGTCCAGAACCGGGAGGAGGCAGTGGCCATTCTGAGCCAGGAGGAGAACACCAACATTTCCCTGCTGGTGGCCCGGCCCGAGAGCCAG CTGGCAAAGCGGTGGAAGGACAGTGACCGGGATGACTTTCTGGATGAATTTGGCTCTGAGCACGAGGGGGACCTGCGTGCACGGAAGCTGAGATCCCCCCCTGCCCAGCAg CTCGGCCATGAAGAGGAGAAAGGGGTCCCCGATGTGGGCACGGGTCTGAGCAACAGCCAGGAGCTGGACAGCGGTGTGGGCCGCACTGATGAGAGCACCCGCACCGAGGAGAGCTCCGAGCACGACCTTCTGGGGGACGAGCCCGCCAGTGCCGCCAACACCCCTGGTGCCCTGCGTAAGAGCCGGGACCTGCACTTCAGCATGGACTCGCTGCTGGCagagggggcggggctgggcggAGGCGACGTCCCTGGCCTCACCGACGAGGAGTACGAGCGCTACCGGGAGCTGCTGGAGATCAAGGGCCATCTGGAGAATGGCAACCAGCCGGGCCTGCTCTTCCCCCGTGCTGCGGGTGGCAATAGCGCCCTGGACGTGAACCGCAACGAGAGCCTGGGCCACGAGATGGCCATGCTGGAGGAGGAGCTGCGGCACCTGGAGTTCAAGTGCCGGAACATCCTGCGGGCGCAGAAGATGCAGCAGCTGCGGGAGCGCTGCATGAAGGCCTGGTTGCTGGAGGAGGAGAGTCTCTACGACCTGGCTGCCGGGGAGCCCAAGAAGCACGAGCTGTCAGACATCTCCGAGCTGCCCGAGAAGTCGGACAAGGACAGCACCAGCGCCTACAACACTGGGGAGAGCTGCCGCAGCACCCCACTGCTCGCCGAGCCCTCGCTGGAGAGCCCCCTGCGGCGGGCTGCTGCCGGCAACTCCAACTTGAACCGGACCCCTTCCGGCCCCGTGGTCAGCGCCCACCCCAAGGCACCCCCCCTGCAGGGGAGCCCCGCCAAGTTCCGCTCTCTTTCCCGGGATCCCGAGGTGGGCAGGAGACAGCACGCGGAGGAGCGTGTCCGCCGAAGCCCCAAGACGGGCGCGACCCTGGAGCGCGTGGGTCCCGAAGGCAGCCCATACCTGTCTCGGCGCCACCGCGGCCAGGGCCAGGAGGCCGAGCACTACCACAGCTGCGTACAGCTGGCCCCGCCGCGCAGCCTGGAGGAGCTGGGCCAGGGCCCCTTGAGTCTGGCTGCAGGCCCTCGCGTGGGCGGGGCCGCAGTGGCCCCCGAAGCACCCCGCATGGAGTGGAAGGTCAAGGTGCGCAGCGACGGGACCCGCTATGTGGCCAAGCGGCCCGTGCGCGATCGCCTCCTCAAAGCTCGGGCCCTGAAGATCCGCGAGGAGCGCAGCGGCATGACCACGGACGACGACGCGGTGAGCGAGATGAAGATGGGCCGCTACTGGAGCAAGGAGGAGCGGAAGCAGCACCTGATCCGGGCGCGGGAGCAGCGGAAGCGGCGCGAGTTCATGATGCAGAGCCGGCTGGAGTGCCTGAGGGAGCAGCAGAACGGCGACAGCAAGGCTGAGCTCAACATCATCGCCTTGAGCCACCGCAAAACCATGAAGAAGCGGAACAAGAAGATCCTGGATAACTGGATCACCATCCAGGAGATGCTGGCCCACGGCACACGCTCTGCTGATGGCAAGCGGGTCTACAACCCTCTGCTCTCCGTCACCACCGTCTGA